A section of the Stenotrophomonas sp. 364 genome encodes:
- a CDS encoding type IV pilus twitching motility protein PilT has product MDIAELLAFSVKNKASDLHLSAGLPPMIRVDGDVRRINIPALDHKQVHALVYDIMSDKQRRDYEEFLEVDFSFEIPSLARFRVNAFNQNRGAGAVFRTIPSEVLTLEDLAVPPIFRELIDQPQGLILVTGPTGSGKSTTLAAMIDHINKNEYGHILTVEDPIEFVHTSQKCLINQREVHRDTHGFNEALRSALREDPDIILVGELRDLETIRLALTAAETGHLVFGTLHTSSAAKTIDRIIDVFPAGEKPMVRSMLSESLRAVISQALLKKVGGGRTAAWEIMVGTPAIRNLIREDKVAQMYSAIQTGQQMGMMTLDQHLQDLVKRSLITRNQAKEYAKDKRIFE; this is encoded by the coding sequence ATGGATATCGCCGAACTGTTGGCGTTTTCCGTAAAGAACAAAGCGTCGGATCTTCATCTGTCGGCAGGCCTGCCGCCGATGATCCGCGTTGACGGCGATGTCCGTCGCATCAACATCCCGGCCTTGGACCACAAGCAGGTGCATGCGCTTGTGTACGACATCATGTCGGACAAGCAGCGCCGCGATTACGAGGAATTCCTCGAAGTCGACTTCTCGTTCGAGATTCCGTCGCTTGCGCGCTTCCGCGTCAATGCGTTCAATCAGAACCGGGGCGCCGGTGCGGTGTTCCGTACCATTCCCTCGGAAGTGTTGACGCTGGAAGACCTGGCCGTGCCGCCGATCTTCCGCGAACTGATCGACCAGCCGCAGGGCCTGATCCTGGTCACCGGCCCGACCGGTTCGGGCAAGTCGACCACGCTGGCGGCGATGATCGACCACATCAACAAGAACGAATACGGCCACATCCTCACCGTCGAGGATCCGATCGAATTCGTGCACACCTCGCAGAAGTGCCTGATCAACCAGCGCGAAGTGCACCGTGACACGCACGGCTTCAACGAAGCGCTGCGCTCGGCCCTGCGTGAAGACCCGGACATCATCCTGGTCGGCGAATTGCGCGACCTGGAAACCATCCGCCTGGCGCTGACCGCCGCCGAAACCGGTCACCTGGTGTTCGGCACGCTGCATACCAGTTCGGCGGCCAAGACCATCGACCGCATCATCGACGTGTTCCCCGCCGGCGAGAAGCCGATGGTGCGCTCGATGCTGTCCGAGTCGCTGCGTGCGGTGATCTCCCAGGCCCTGCTGAAGAAAGTCGGTGGCGGGCGTACCGCCGCGTGGGAAATCATGGTGGGCACCCCGGCCATCCGCAACCTGATCCGCGAGGACAAGGTGGCGCAGATGTACTCGGCGATCCAGACCGGCCAGCAGATGGGCATGATGACCCTGGACCAGCACCTGCAGGACCTGGTCAAGCGCAGCCTGATCACCCGGAACCAGGCCAAGGAATACGCCAAGGACAAGCGCATCTTCGAATGA
- a CDS encoding aldo/keto reductase, which produces MQTRELGNSGLRVSALGLGCMGLSFGYGPATDTGTATTLLHAAVAQGVTFFDTAEVYGPFRNEELLGQALAPYRDQVVIATKFGFKDGHADAGLDSRPERIRAVAEASLQRLRTDRIDLFYQHRVDPNVPIEDVAGTVKELIAEGKVKHFGLSEAGADTIRRAHAVQPVAALQSEYSLWWREPEQSVLPVLEELGIGFVPFSPLGKGFLTGAINADTAFAADDFRNSVPRFAAEARQANQVLVDRISAIATAKGATPAQVALAWLLARKPWIVPIPGTTKLHRLQENLGAVALQLSADDLQQIGVALDSIAIVGDRYNAARQKLVAR; this is translated from the coding sequence ATGCAGACACGAGAACTGGGCAACAGCGGCCTGCGCGTTTCCGCGCTGGGCCTAGGGTGCATGGGCCTGAGCTTCGGCTACGGCCCAGCCACCGACACCGGTACCGCCACGACCCTGCTGCACGCCGCCGTGGCGCAGGGCGTGACCTTCTTCGACACGGCCGAGGTGTACGGCCCCTTTCGCAATGAGGAACTGCTGGGCCAGGCGCTGGCGCCGTACCGTGACCAGGTGGTGATCGCCACCAAGTTCGGGTTCAAGGACGGCCACGCCGACGCCGGGCTGGACAGCCGCCCCGAGCGTATCCGCGCGGTTGCCGAGGCCAGCCTGCAGCGGCTGCGCACCGACCGCATCGACCTGTTCTACCAGCACCGCGTGGACCCGAATGTGCCGATCGAGGACGTGGCCGGCACGGTCAAGGAGCTGATCGCCGAAGGCAAGGTGAAGCACTTCGGGCTGTCCGAGGCGGGTGCCGACACCATTCGCCGCGCGCACGCGGTGCAGCCGGTGGCCGCCCTGCAGAGCGAGTACTCGCTGTGGTGGCGCGAGCCGGAGCAGAGCGTGCTGCCGGTGCTGGAGGAACTGGGCATTGGTTTTGTGCCGTTCAGTCCGCTCGGCAAGGGTTTCCTGACCGGCGCGATCAACGCCGACACCGCGTTTGCCGCCGACGACTTCCGCAACAGCGTGCCGCGCTTCGCCGCCGAGGCGCGCCAGGCCAACCAGGTGCTGGTGGATCGGATCAGTGCGATTGCCACCGCCAAGGGCGCAACGCCTGCACAGGTGGCACTGGCCTGGCTGCTCGCGCGCAAGCCGTGGATCGTGCCGATTCCGGGCACCACCAAACTGCACCGCCTGCAGGAAAACCTCGGGGCGGTCGCGCTGCAGCTCAGCGCCGACGACCTGCAGCAGATCGGGGTGGCGCTGGACAGCATCGCGATCGTTGGCGACCGCTACAACGCGGCGCGGCAGAAGCTGGTCGCGCGGTGA
- a CDS encoding DUF4234 domain-containing protein, which yields MEVDDPYRAPATMPVAAPPFSPAPRIATRDVVAAAYYSPPTLKLASLSLVTLGLYPLYWFWQNWRAIKRETGGTQWPWARALFAPLWSFLCFSDLRDIAVSRRRELAFAPGLLAAVYFLLNLGGRLPGGMGLVSLLTFVPLLPINSLLRRYHREEGVDMQRMDRFGVWHILLLLFGAGFLLLGLFGLSLPDTER from the coding sequence ATGGAAGTGGACGATCCTTACCGTGCGCCGGCAACCATGCCGGTCGCAGCACCACCGTTTTCCCCGGCACCCCGCATCGCCACGCGCGATGTGGTCGCTGCCGCGTACTACTCACCGCCCACGCTGAAACTGGCTTCGCTGTCGCTGGTGACGCTCGGGCTGTACCCGCTGTACTGGTTCTGGCAGAACTGGCGGGCGATCAAGCGCGAAACCGGCGGCACCCAGTGGCCCTGGGCGCGCGCCCTGTTCGCCCCGCTGTGGTCGTTCCTGTGTTTCAGCGACCTGCGTGACATCGCGGTCAGCCGCCGCCGCGAACTGGCCTTCGCACCGGGACTGCTGGCGGCCGTGTACTTCCTGCTCAACCTGGGCGGACGCCTGCCGGGCGGCATGGGGCTGGTGTCGTTGTTGACCTTCGTGCCCCTCCTGCCGATCAACAGCCTGCTGCGGCGCTACCACCGCGAGGAAGGTGTGGACATGCAGCGCATGGACCGTTTCGGGGTGTGGCACATTCTGTTGCTGCTGTTCGGCGCGGGGTTCCTGCTGCTGGGGCTGTTCGGGCTGTCACTGCCGGATACGGAGCGCTGA
- a CDS encoding DNA-3-methyladenine glycosylase I translates to MSGYCLIAPGHPVHGHYHDHEYGFPQRDERELFERLLLEINQAGLSWETILKKREGFRAAYSGFDVDTVAAYGERDIERLLNDAGIIRNRLKVHAAVHNAQVIQQLRASHGSFAAWLDAYHPQDKAAWVKLFKKTFRFTGGEITGEFLMSLGYLPGAHSPDCPVYARLQRLRADPRSAPTG, encoded by the coding sequence ATGAGCGGCTACTGCCTCATCGCCCCCGGCCACCCGGTCCACGGCCATTACCACGACCACGAATACGGCTTCCCGCAGCGCGACGAGCGCGAGCTGTTCGAACGGCTGCTGCTGGAAATCAACCAGGCCGGCCTGAGCTGGGAAACCATCCTGAAGAAGCGCGAGGGCTTTCGCGCGGCTTATTCCGGCTTCGACGTGGATACCGTGGCGGCTTACGGCGAGCGCGACATCGAGCGCCTGCTCAACGATGCCGGCATCATCCGCAACCGGCTCAAGGTGCACGCAGCAGTGCACAACGCGCAGGTGATCCAGCAGCTACGCGCCAGCCACGGCAGCTTCGCGGCGTGGCTGGACGCGTACCACCCGCAGGACAAGGCGGCGTGGGTGAAGCTGTTCAAGAAGACGTTCCGTTTCACCGGCGGCGAGATCACCGGCGAGTTCCTGATGAGCCTGGGCTACCTGCCCGGCGCGCACAGCCCGGACTGCCCGGTATACGCCCGGCTGCAACGCCTGCGTGCCGACCCACGGTCGGCGCCTACCGGATGA
- a CDS encoding alpha/beta hydrolase, which produces MPYLTTADNTQLFYKDWGQGQPIVFHHGWPLSADDWDAQLQFFLLQGYRVIAHDRRGHGRSSQTSGGHEMDTYAADVTALADHLDLRDAVHVGHSTGGGEVARYVAQARPGRVAKAVLIGAVPPIMIKSEANPGGTPKTVFDGFRAQLVAGRATFYREVPIPFYGFNRDGAPVQQGVVDNWWRQGMMGAINAHYDCIRAFSETDFTEDLKKIDVPVLVMHGDDDQIVPIADSAELAIKLLRHGTLKVYKGYPHGMCTTHAEVINRDVLAFIRG; this is translated from the coding sequence ATGCCCTACCTGACCACCGCCGACAACACCCAGCTCTTCTACAAGGACTGGGGCCAGGGCCAGCCCATCGTGTTCCATCACGGCTGGCCGCTCAGTGCCGACGACTGGGATGCCCAGCTGCAGTTCTTCCTGCTGCAGGGCTACCGGGTCATCGCCCACGACCGCCGTGGCCACGGCCGGTCCTCGCAGACCAGCGGCGGCCACGAGATGGACACCTACGCGGCCGACGTCACCGCGCTGGCCGACCACCTGGACCTGCGCGATGCGGTGCACGTGGGGCATTCCACCGGCGGCGGCGAAGTGGCGCGTTACGTGGCCCAGGCCAGGCCCGGCCGCGTGGCGAAGGCGGTCCTCATCGGGGCGGTGCCGCCGATCATGATCAAGAGCGAGGCCAATCCCGGCGGCACCCCGAAGACGGTGTTCGACGGCTTCCGCGCCCAGTTGGTGGCCGGTCGCGCGACGTTCTACCGCGAGGTGCCCATTCCGTTCTATGGCTTCAACCGCGACGGCGCGCCGGTCCAGCAGGGCGTGGTCGACAACTGGTGGCGCCAGGGCATGATGGGTGCGATCAACGCGCACTACGACTGCATCAGGGCGTTCTCGGAAACCGACTTCACCGAGGACCTGAAGAAGATCGATGTGCCGGTGCTGGTGATGCACGGCGATGACGACCAGATCGTGCCGATTGCCGACTCGGCCGAGCTGGCGATCAAACTGCTCAGGCACGGGACGTTGAAGGTCTACAAGGGGTATCCGCATGGCATGTGCACCACGCATGCCGAGGTGATCAACCGGGACGTGCTGGCGTTCATTCGCGGGTGA
- a CDS encoding DUF4287 domain-containing protein — translation MSDTPALKGPASYFPSIEKTYGQPIGHWLALLVAQGGLKHMELVAFLKTEHGLGHGHANALVAHHLAAARAG, via the coding sequence ATGAGCGATACCCCTGCCCTGAAAGGCCCGGCGTCGTACTTCCCGTCCATCGAAAAGACCTACGGCCAACCCATCGGGCACTGGCTGGCGCTGCTGGTGGCCCAGGGCGGGCTGAAGCACATGGAACTGGTGGCCTTCCTGAAGACCGAGCACGGCCTGGGCCATGGGCATGCCAATGCGCTGGTGGCCCATCACCTGGCCGCTGCACGGGCCGGGTGA
- a CDS encoding YitT family protein: MSLDSHGPAPCDDADGHLVTAGPLTPPPDSAGTVADEKALRHSVAEDVQGMILATLVASLGLAIFAKGGLMIGGMAGLAFLAHYAFDWNFGLVFVLVNLPFYWVAVRRMGWEFTLKTFAAVTACGALTDLLPRWADFAHIAPLYSALVGGALAGLGILFYIRHRASLGGIGILAVYLQRTRGWSAGKVQMSFDTLLMCVAFFVLSPSQVMYSAIGAVVLSLVLMFNHRPGRYMGV; this comes from the coding sequence ATGTCCCTTGATTCCCATGGCCCCGCGCCGTGCGACGACGCTGACGGCCACCTGGTCACCGCCGGCCCGCTGACCCCGCCGCCGGACAGTGCCGGCACCGTCGCCGATGAAAAAGCGCTGCGCCATTCGGTGGCCGAGGATGTGCAGGGCATGATCCTGGCCACGCTGGTGGCCTCGCTCGGCCTGGCCATCTTCGCCAAGGGCGGGTTGATGATCGGCGGCATGGCCGGCCTGGCGTTCCTGGCGCACTACGCCTTCGACTGGAACTTCGGCCTGGTGTTCGTGCTGGTCAACCTGCCGTTCTACTGGGTGGCCGTGCGCCGGATGGGCTGGGAGTTCACCCTGAAGACGTTCGCGGCGGTCACCGCGTGCGGCGCGCTCACCGACCTGCTGCCGCGCTGGGCCGATTTCGCCCATATCGCCCCGCTGTATTCGGCGCTGGTGGGCGGCGCGCTGGCCGGCCTCGGCATCCTGTTCTACATCCGCCACCGCGCCAGCCTGGGCGGCATCGGCATCCTGGCGGTGTACCTGCAGCGCACCCGCGGCTGGAGCGCCGGCAAGGTACAGATGTCGTTCGACACGCTGTTGATGTGCGTGGCGTTCTTCGTGCTGTCCCCGTCGCAGGTGATGTATTCGGCGATCGGTGCGGTGGTGCTCAGCCTGGTGCTGATGTTCAACCACCGCCCGGGCCGTTACATGGGGGTGTAA
- a CDS encoding PilT/PilU family type 4a pilus ATPase, translating to MNTTNTTIDFTSFLKLMAHQKASDLFITAGMPPAIKVNGKISPITQTPLTPQQSRDLVLNVMTPAQREEFEKTHECNFAIGLSGVGRFRVSCFYQRNQVGMVLRRIETRIPTVEELSLPPIIKTLAMTKRGIILFVGATGTGKSTSLAAMIGYRNHNSTGHIITIEDPIEFVHKHEGCIITQREVGIDTDSWEAALKNTLRQAPDVIMIGEVRTREGMDHAIAFAETGHLVLCTLHANNANQAMDRIINFFPEDRRNQLLMDLSLNLKGVVAQQLIPSPDGKSRKVAMEIMLGTPLVQDYIRDGEIHKLKEVMKESVQLGMRTFDQSLFELYQAGEISYEDALRYADSQNEVRLRIKLSQGGDARTLSQGLDGVEISEVR from the coding sequence ATGAACACCACCAACACGACCATCGACTTCACCTCGTTCCTCAAGCTGATGGCGCACCAGAAGGCGTCGGACCTGTTCATCACCGCGGGCATGCCGCCGGCGATCAAGGTCAACGGCAAGATCTCGCCGATTACCCAGACCCCGCTCACGCCGCAGCAGAGCCGCGACCTGGTGCTGAACGTGATGACGCCGGCGCAGCGCGAAGAGTTCGAAAAGACCCACGAGTGCAACTTCGCCATCGGCCTGTCCGGCGTCGGCCGGTTCCGCGTGAGCTGCTTCTACCAGCGCAACCAGGTAGGCATGGTGCTGCGTCGCATCGAGACGCGCATTCCCACCGTGGAAGAGCTGAGTCTGCCGCCGATCATCAAGACGCTGGCGATGACCAAGCGCGGCATCATTCTGTTCGTGGGCGCTACCGGTACCGGTAAATCGACTTCGCTGGCGGCGATGATCGGCTACCGCAATCACAACTCGACCGGGCACATCATCACCATCGAAGACCCGATCGAATTCGTGCACAAGCACGAAGGTTGCATCATCACCCAGCGCGAAGTGGGCATCGACACCGACAGCTGGGAAGCAGCGCTGAAGAACACCCTGCGCCAAGCGCCGGACGTGATCATGATCGGCGAGGTGCGCACCCGCGAGGGCATGGACCACGCCATCGCCTTCGCCGAAACCGGCCACCTGGTGCTGTGCACGCTGCACGCCAACAACGCCAACCAGGCGATGGACCGCATCATCAACTTCTTCCCGGAAGACCGCCGCAACCAGCTGCTGATGGATCTGTCGCTGAACCTCAAGGGCGTGGTGGCGCAGCAGCTGATTCCCTCGCCGGATGGCAAGTCGCGCAAGGTGGCGATGGAGATCATGCTGGGCACACCGTTGGTGCAGGATTACATCCGCGATGGCGAGATCCACAAGCTCAAGGAAGTAATGAAGGAGTCGGTGCAGCTGGGCATGCGCACCTTCGACCAGAGCCTGTTCGAGCTGTACCAGGCCGGTGAGATCAGCTACGAAGACGCACTGCGCTATGCCGATTCGCAGAACGAAGTGCGCCTGCGCATCAAGCTGTCGCAGGGCGGCGACGCACGCACGCTGTCGCAGGGCCTGGACGGGGTGGAGATCTCGGAAGTCCGCTGA
- a CDS encoding YggS family pyridoxal phosphate-dependent enzyme, whose product MSALPLSTLLLNLHNAAAAAGRPDPLLLAVSKTQPAEAVAALAAQGQRAFGENYVQEAAAKIDALAALGLEWHLIGHLQSNKAELAARQFDWVQSVDRPKLVAALAAHRPAALAPLNVLIQVNIDDEDSKHGCAPEDVPALAAAIAAAPRLQLRGLMAIPAPWPQAERRQQAFARMRALFDTLAAAHPQVDTLSMGMSSDYAEAIAHGATLVRIGTALFGARPRPA is encoded by the coding sequence GTGTCCGCGCTGCCCCTGTCCACGCTATTGCTGAACCTGCACAACGCGGCCGCCGCCGCCGGGCGGCCAGACCCGCTGCTGCTGGCGGTCTCCAAGACCCAGCCGGCCGAGGCGGTGGCGGCACTGGCCGCCCAGGGCCAACGTGCGTTCGGCGAGAACTACGTGCAGGAGGCTGCGGCCAAGATCGACGCACTGGCGGCGCTGGGGCTGGAATGGCACCTGATCGGCCACCTGCAGTCCAACAAGGCCGAACTGGCCGCACGGCAGTTCGACTGGGTGCAGAGCGTGGACAGGCCCAAGCTGGTGGCGGCGTTGGCCGCGCACCGGCCGGCGGCGCTGGCCCCGTTGAACGTGCTCATCCAGGTCAACATCGACGACGAGGACAGCAAGCATGGCTGCGCCCCGGAGGACGTGCCTGCGCTGGCCGCTGCCATCGCTGCCGCGCCGCGCCTGCAGCTGCGCGGGCTGATGGCCATTCCCGCCCCGTGGCCCCAGGCCGAGCGCCGCCAGCAGGCGTTCGCGCGCATGCGTGCGCTGTTCGACACACTGGCGGCAGCGCATCCACAGGTGGACACGCTGTCGATGGGCATGAGCAGCGACTATGCCGAGGCCATCGCGCATGGGGCCACCCTGGTGCGCATCGGCACGGCCCTGTTCGGCGCGCGTCCGCGCCCGGCATGA